DNA sequence from the Vicia villosa cultivar HV-30 ecotype Madison, WI linkage group LG3, Vvil1.0, whole genome shotgun sequence genome:
ATTAGTGTCTTAtctatatacattacatgcatatcataatttatatacattacatgcatatcAGAAGTCAATATTCAATTTCAAGAAAACTAAAATTGTCAAGAACAGTGACAAAATGATGCTATAGTCCTTATGTTGGTTGTCGAATCAGATGCAAAAGCGACAAGGTCTGAATGATGCTATAGCAGAGTAGTTGCCTAAAAATCCTTTGGCATACTTGGCTTGAATGAGACCACCTATGAATTGGCAGAGCATCCTAGCCAATGCCACCAAACCCACTCTCTAGTTGACAAACATGCTAATAATTGTTGCTATAAATATGAAGCAAACACACTGCATAATCACAAACATGAGGTCAGCAAACTAgtacaaaaacaagtcaaaatctAACACCAAACTATTAACTATTAGTTTAGCAAACATAAGATAAGATTGATCGTATACAAATTGAGGACCGAAGGTTTATTAACATCAAAATCTAACACCAAGTGAGTTTCTTGCCATTGGATACCATGTCCACTTGTAACATTCTCCCAACATCAAGGGGGTTAGGAGCATACATTGATTTGTCGGCACCTGATAAATAAAGATGATATGCATATATCTTTTATGCCGAGACGTGCTATATTTTCAGATGAGAGGCGATACCACTGAAACGAACATTTTGATACCTACAGCACTTCATTCGAGCACGGCTTGGTAGAGAAGTAGGTTTCTTGAATTCATATaaacaaacaacttaagcaacAATATCCAATATCACTAAAAGGAAATATTGCATGAACAAAAAGGATATATTGAAACATGATGATGTAATGAAACAATAATCAACTTATACTAGAAAGTTCTTATATTTATCATgcgaagaaatttttgaaaatagaagatgCATAAGACAAGGTGCCTTATATACCTGAACAAGAGCATCAGGTTGAGACTCGAATATTACCAGGAGGACACCAAGAGGACACAATATTTTCTCCAAGACGAGGTCATCTACTAGCTGAACACGTATAATAGCAATCAGAACTGTCTAAATGATTAAActtattttttgtcaaaatctgtCACTAATTGTTTATCTTAGTTCAAGATTAGTGAACATAAGTTACAAAATCCATTTCAGAATTTTTCATTTAATCAAATACTAGAAAGATAAACATTTTTTTATCCAAGTGGCAAGAAGCTATGTTATTCTTACATAAGGTTTGGGATTCAAGTTTTGTGGATATAAAAATACACACGGAAAAATTTTTGCCCCTTTATGAGTCAACCTAGCTCGGCTCGTATTATTTAAAGGATCTAGACCAATAAATATTTGAGTTTGGAGGATAATAGCATCCTTCAAATGAATGAAAAGGGGTTTTGATCTGACCTCAATTCTCTTCAAAATATGGCCAATTGGTTCTTCCATATCTGCCAGCATGTGCACAGACTTTACAAGACTAGAGATCTGTTAAGTACAAAATCAAAGTTCAGATAAAACACATGCTCACATTTATTAAAAATCGTGTTTTGGATTGTGAGGAATCAGTGTTAGACAAAGGGAATAGTCAAAATCTGGGTGTTGTATCCTTTAATTTTTACTCCAGTATATGCAACCAAATTAAGCTCTTGCCTTCTCAGGCTTCAAGGTTAGACGTGATATCAGAGACTTTTCATATCCGACTTCCGACGCATCATCAATATCAGCATCATTCTCTAACCTTATCAACTTTTTGTTTTTCTCCAATGCATCGGCCACGGCCAGCAATATTTCTCTCCTTTCTTCATATTTTAGGGCCTGAAAGCcaaaaatatcaatataattcAAATGACCATCCTACATCAGATCACTGTGTTGGAAAGAAAGCATGTAAACAAGGTCATTGTAAAATTTCTATATTAGTCCTTAAAAAGTTATCATTACTAAACTTGTAATTAGAAAAATACAATGAGTCACCAAGCTCATTTTTTACCCCTATAGTTTTCCATGAAGGTGAATGTGataatattttaaactttaatGGACTTAAGAGCTAATATATGCAAGAACAATTTACATGTTTTCTCATTATATAACTGTTTTTACCTGAAGACGTCTAGAACTATTACGTGCTGCAACTGCCATTTCATGTGCAGTCTCTTTCATTAGGAAactaaaacaaagaaaaactCATCATGATAAGCTTGAGGCGACTTAGCTCGTGACATCATGGTTTCAGATGCTTCCTTGGCTGCAACGTAATAGCCCGGTTGAGGACACTTAAGCTAAACTTAACACCATTCAATGATAAGTTTAGTGACAAATTGTACTAATGGAATTGTTGTCATTATCATACCTGTAAGGAGAAAACAgtcaatatttaaatttttagaaCTTAAACTAAAAAAGTGATTAAATGAAAGCAAGAAAAAGAAAACCTACCTATGAAGAGAATAATGATAAGGATAGTGATGAGCCAGTAAGGAAAAACAACACTAAGGGCAACACCAACAGTGATACCAAGCATAAGCATAGGTTGAAAAAGAAGAGCTAAATGATAATCCATTATCAGAACATCTTTCGTTGGATGACGAACTCTTAGGTTATAAAACACAGACGAAGTCGATGCTCCCATTATCATACCTTAAACACAACAACAACTTACATaaacaacttcatcttcatcaacttcataaacaaaacaaatcatTAAAAATGGACAATGATATGGTTTGAATTCTTACATTTGGAAAGAGCTGCAGAAGACTTTGTATCGAAACCGATAATAAGAGTAAGCATAGGAACAAAAATGCCACCACCACCAACACCACCAACAGTTCCAAACGCAGATCCTAGAAAACCAATAACTGTCGCGAAAGCAAGTCTCCAACTAGCTTTCAGTTCCTGAAAAACAAACACAAGAATCAGTTCGTGAAAGAAACAGTTTTTTGAAACTCAAATCGGTTGAATCGGTGTAAATCGGTGTTCGGTGTTCGTCGCTCGTTCATGACGCCAGCGTACGTCGTCGTTTCACCGGCATGTGTAAAGCGCAGAAGAAATTCGACAGAGACTTCGGCTAGAACCACCACGATTAGCAACAAGGCGAATGAGGGAAAAACACCGAGAGGAGGCTGGAGGAGAAGGAGCGGCACCGTGTGTTTgggaaagagaaagaagagagagcttgattgattttagggtttgtgtatttatcttttcaatttttcttttacttttttaatctaaaaaaattataaaagaaattaattatgagagggaaaccaaaaaaaatttggaaattttggagggaTATATTTTTTTAGGGTTGGGCTAgagtttgaagtgaaaattataaggCCGCGGTTTTCCTTTGCGGTTAAAAATATCTGCAGTTGTCTAACCGTAACAATTGAAGTAAAGGTCACAGTTTCATACTCTGGATTCAATATTTTATAGCATAATTCTATGCTTTGAAAACCCTGgtcaaatcatatatgtggccacgGTTTCTAAGCTATGGAAAATTTTAGCGTGGATGTAGGCCAAAAATGTAGTAGTGAATGAAAGAGATATGTGGAAATGTTTAAATCCTTGTTTAGATAAAGAGTTACTGTCAATCTCGCGGTGCTTTAGGACCTGTGAGTTGGCTGGTATTGGATGTAGAGAGAAGTACTTACCACATCGTGCCGCTATACATTTTGGT
Encoded proteins:
- the LOC131656687 gene encoding delta-1-pyrroline-5-carboxylate synthase-like; translation: MKETAHEMAVAARNSSRRLQALKYEERREILLAVADALEKNKKLIRLENDADIDDASEVGYEKSLISRLTLKPEKISSLVKSVHMLADMEEPIGHILKRIELVDDLVLEKILCPLGVLLVIFESQPDALVQCVCFIFIATIISMFVN